In a single window of the Coprothermobacter proteolyticus DSM 5265 genome:
- the tpiA gene encoding triose-phosphate isomerase, translating to MRYVFGNWKMNGTLAFAEEYVNKLLGEVRPASVQVALFPPFTALSSFQYLVKDSFLKFGAQNMYYEDSGAFTGEVSPVMLKEIGVDYVLIGHSERRHIFLENDEMLMKKVEAAHRHDIPVVFCVGETLEERRTGATKDVLKRQLILVQDILSRGDIVAYEPVWAIGTGVTPTMDEIRESISWVKELLKADLPVLYGGSVNKGNAVDISEVSGVDGVLVGGASLKVEEFAIIIKAFDQNI from the coding sequence TTGAGATACGTTTTTGGCAACTGGAAGATGAACGGTACCTTGGCTTTTGCCGAGGAGTACGTAAACAAACTTTTGGGAGAAGTGCGGCCTGCGTCAGTGCAGGTCGCACTCTTTCCTCCTTTTACTGCTCTAAGCAGTTTTCAATATCTTGTTAAAGATAGCTTTTTGAAATTCGGTGCTCAAAACATGTATTACGAGGATTCCGGCGCCTTCACAGGAGAAGTGTCACCTGTTATGTTAAAGGAGATTGGTGTGGACTATGTACTCATCGGTCACTCCGAGAGGCGTCACATTTTTCTTGAGAATGATGAGATGCTAATGAAGAAAGTTGAAGCAGCTCACAGGCATGATATACCGGTAGTGTTTTGCGTCGGCGAAACACTTGAGGAAAGGCGCACTGGAGCCACTAAAGATGTTTTGAAGCGTCAACTTATCTTGGTACAGGACATTCTAAGCAGAGGAGACATTGTTGCCTATGAGCCTGTATGGGCCATAGGAACGGGCGTGACCCCGACCATGGACGAAATTAGGGAAAGTATCTCCTGGGTGAAGGAATTATTAAAAGCAGACTTACCTGTTCTTTACGGGGGCAGTGTTAACAAAGGCAATGCTGTTGATATTTCCGAAGTGTCTGGGGTGGATGGAGTTTTGGTAGGTGGAGCTAGCCTAAAAGTTGAAGAATTTGCTATTATAATAAAAGCGTTCGACCAGAATATTTAG
- the rpsO gene encoding 30S ribosomal protein S15: MDKEIKRKIIEEYATHSGDTGSPEVQVALLTYRIQNLTEHLKKNPKDVHSRRGLILMVSKRRKLLNYLKEKSPERYQTLIQRLGLRR; this comes from the coding sequence ATGGATAAAGAGATTAAGCGTAAAATTATTGAAGAGTATGCAACGCATTCTGGAGACACCGGATCACCTGAAGTGCAGGTGGCATTGCTTACGTACAGGATTCAAAACCTGACAGAGCACTTGAAGAAAAACCCGAAGGATGTGCATTCCAGAAGAGGTCTAATTCTCATGGTAAGTAAACGTAGAAAGTTGCTTAACTACCTAAAAGAGAAGTCTCCAGAACGTTACCAGACTTTGATTCAGCGCTTAGGGTTGAGACGTTAG
- a CDS encoding uracil-DNA glycosylase, giving the protein MNQELWKELEQFALNCKACELCKTRRNVVFGSGDPNSRLWLVGEAPGSNEDEQGLPFVGQAGAILDTFLEKNGFKRHSLFITNVIKCRPPNNADPTEDQKSNCFPILAAQLAIGKPKYILALGRHAAEAFVPKPFRSIKEIRGQVVLSGETKVVVTYHPAAVLRNPRLGEIVEHDIQMMSRLIAGE; this is encoded by the coding sequence ATGAACCAGGAATTGTGGAAAGAACTAGAACAATTTGCTTTGAACTGCAAGGCTTGCGAACTTTGTAAAACGAGAAGAAATGTAGTATTCGGTTCAGGTGACCCTAACTCAAGGTTGTGGCTAGTAGGGGAGGCGCCTGGATCGAATGAAGATGAGCAAGGATTACCTTTTGTAGGTCAAGCTGGAGCCATCTTGGACACGTTTCTAGAAAAGAATGGGTTCAAGAGGCACAGCTTGTTTATCACAAATGTTATAAAGTGTAGACCTCCAAACAATGCAGATCCCACAGAAGACCAAAAGAGCAATTGCTTTCCAATTTTAGCAGCGCAGCTTGCCATTGGTAAGCCAAAATACATTTTGGCACTGGGAAGGCATGCTGCCGAGGCATTTGTTCCAAAACCTTTTAGGAGTATTAAGGAAATTAGGGGTCAAGTTGTTTTGTCAGGTGAAACTAAAGTTGTGGTGACATATCATCCTGCTGCTGTTCTTAGAAATCCTCGACTTGGTGAGATTGTTGAGCACGACATACAAATGATGTCAAGATTAATTGCTGGAGAGTGA
- the whiA gene encoding DNA-binding protein WhiA, translated as MSISENFWNEISTLEITDPLSELTGFLLGSGEIDFQGNVFVSFRRAQPVRRAIEIMEMLQGTYEVQFHRRRSTSSRQTYVVKSHLPKEVFGSVSCLVTGNLNWHVIRGIMLSTGYLSDLNPWYHATLDVEVLEQARRVEQWLSKRVGRVYLLTKQSTNTIHLRSFEALYRFVDGLGAVKTREEIYAHHFMREKKISAQRLANCDNANLKRQVTKYEYHKKLFETGDLTKLTDVEFSILKLRAEHPEFSYGDIAEKLGVSKSKVARTLRKIEEKLSG; from the coding sequence GTGTCAATTAGTGAAAATTTCTGGAACGAAATCTCTACTTTAGAAATTACTGACCCATTGTCCGAATTAACAGGTTTTTTGTTGGGTTCAGGGGAAATAGACTTTCAGGGTAATGTATTCGTAAGTTTTAGGCGGGCACAGCCTGTGAGAAGAGCTATTGAGATTATGGAAATGTTACAGGGCACATATGAAGTTCAGTTTCATAGAAGACGGTCCACCTCTTCACGCCAAACTTATGTGGTAAAAAGTCATCTTCCTAAAGAAGTTTTTGGCTCAGTTTCTTGTTTGGTCACTGGTAATCTTAACTGGCATGTCATAAGGGGCATAATGTTAAGTACTGGTTATCTGTCCGATCTTAACCCGTGGTACCACGCTACTTTGGATGTGGAAGTCCTTGAACAGGCTCGAAGGGTGGAACAATGGCTTTCGAAACGTGTGGGAAGAGTTTATCTCCTTACTAAACAGAGTACTAACACTATTCATTTGAGATCTTTTGAAGCGCTTTACAGGTTTGTTGACGGCTTAGGTGCTGTGAAAACCAGAGAAGAGATATATGCACACCATTTTATGCGGGAGAAGAAAATCTCGGCTCAACGGTTGGCGAACTGCGACAACGCTAACCTGAAACGTCAAGTAACAAAGTATGAATACCACAAGAAGCTCTTTGAAACCGGTGATTTGACCAAGCTCACTGACGTTGAGTTTTCTATTCTGAAGCTTCGTGCTGAACACCCAGAATTCTCCTATGGAGACATTGCTGAAAAGCTTGGTGTGTCCAAGAGCAAAGTGGCTCGAACCTTAAGGAAGATTGAGGAAAAGCTAAGTGGCTAG
- the rapZ gene encoding RNase adapter RapZ — MQKVIVVTGLSGAGKSTVSKALEDLGYVVVDNVPVDLLHNLLELYEAKNQEQLVAVVVDSRSLRHQGEVSKFVADLKDLKNRMPLDVIFLEASTDTLLSRFNLTRHLHPLVHATGSRIALIEAIEREKELMSELRDVSDVVLDTTGMKERDLVYQVENFIGKDRGPEFYLISFSYQRGLPTNADMIYDARVFQNPYYVDELRTLTGLDDSVAEYVRADHNYGRFLDLWVELAERSYNEHIKMGKPYLVIGVGCTGGQHRSVLVVRDLSDQLTKNGHKVITWHRELGSVN, encoded by the coding sequence ATGCAAAAAGTAATAGTGGTAACCGGACTTTCTGGAGCTGGTAAATCTACAGTTTCTAAGGCGTTAGAAGACTTAGGCTACGTAGTAGTGGATAACGTGCCTGTGGATTTGCTACACAATCTGCTGGAGCTTTACGAGGCAAAGAATCAAGAGCAGTTAGTGGCTGTGGTTGTTGACAGTCGTAGTTTGCGACACCAAGGAGAGGTTTCGAAGTTTGTTGCTGATCTGAAAGACTTAAAGAATAGGATGCCATTAGATGTCATTTTCTTGGAAGCTAGTACCGATACGTTGCTTTCCAGATTTAACTTAACTAGACACTTGCACCCGTTGGTTCATGCCACAGGTAGTCGTATAGCGCTCATAGAAGCTATTGAAAGGGAAAAAGAGCTTATGTCGGAACTTCGTGACGTGAGCGATGTAGTTTTGGACACGACAGGGATGAAAGAACGGGATTTGGTTTATCAGGTTGAGAACTTCATAGGGAAAGACAGGGGACCAGAGTTTTACTTAATCAGTTTTAGTTATCAACGAGGACTTCCTACTAACGCTGACATGATTTATGACGCAAGGGTATTTCAAAACCCCTATTATGTGGATGAACTTAGAACATTAACTGGTCTTGATGACTCTGTTGCTGAATATGTTAGGGCAGACCATAACTACGGGCGTTTTTTAGACCTTTGGGTTGAACTAGCTGAAAGAAGTTACAATGAACACATAAAAATGGGTAAACCCTATTTGGTTATAGGTGTGGGCTGCACTGGAGGACAACACCGAAGTGTTTTGGTGGTTAGGGACTTGAGCGACCAGCTTACAAAAAATGGCCACAAGGTCATCACGTGGCACCGCGAGTTAGGTAGTGTCAATTAG
- a CDS encoding polyribonucleotide nucleotidyltransferase produces the protein MIERKKIEVTGTVAGKKVIFQSGFLALQANGAVLARFGDTVALSTVLMSSEPKLDIDFFPLTVDYEEKSYAVGKIPGGFFKKEGRPTDMEILKARLIDRSIRPMFPDGMRNEVQVLNMILAADMENPPDIVALNGTAAALAVSDIPIPELIAGVRVGYIDGEYVLNPTFAEMSESQLDLVVAGTRDSIVMIEAGAAEVDKSILIGGLKFAQEGIRQIIDLIAELKEKVGRPKAEITVVSFPQEQLDFMRNHEDRFRAALITPIKQERERAVSELKKALFQEMLEVFPDLDEAMFNLMFGEVEKEVVRAYMKSTRKRVDGRAFDEIRPLYAESSVLPKVHGSGLFIRGQTQVLSTVTLGSFSDVQFIDAIGLEEFKRFMHQYDFPPFSTGEVKPRRGPSRREIGHGALVERALSYLIPSEEVFPYTIRVVSEVLESNGSTSMASTCASSIALMSAGVPMARHVGGIAMGLIEYNDENVVLTDIQGLEDHLGDMDFKVAGTREGITALQLDVKVKGISVETLDKAIDQAEVARSKILDVLYDAIPSPRPLSETAPRIVKIEIPVDKIGEVIGPGGRNVKRITQETGATIDIREDGVAFVKGLTDESVNMAKQQVEMIVKDPEVGEELTARVVRVTPSYAIVEIAPGKTGLLHVSEVSETRIRSLEDVLSVGQTIKVWVKEKDGEGRLRFSAKEKKSEAH, from the coding sequence ATGATAGAACGTAAGAAAATAGAAGTTACTGGTACAGTAGCTGGAAAGAAAGTTATTTTCCAATCGGGCTTTTTGGCATTGCAAGCAAACGGGGCTGTCCTAGCTCGTTTTGGGGATACAGTGGCGTTATCCACTGTGTTAATGAGCTCAGAACCCAAATTGGATATAGACTTCTTTCCTCTTACTGTGGATTATGAAGAAAAGTCATATGCTGTGGGAAAGATTCCTGGAGGCTTTTTTAAGAAGGAAGGACGTCCCACTGATATGGAGATACTAAAGGCAAGGCTTATTGACAGATCTATTCGCCCAATGTTTCCTGATGGCATGAGAAACGAAGTTCAAGTGTTAAACATGATTCTTGCCGCCGACATGGAGAATCCGCCTGACATTGTGGCTTTAAACGGAACTGCTGCCGCTCTGGCTGTATCGGATATACCGATTCCGGAGTTAATTGCAGGGGTTAGGGTAGGATATATTGATGGTGAATACGTGCTTAATCCCACTTTTGCTGAAATGAGTGAGAGCCAGCTGGATCTGGTAGTAGCTGGAACCAGAGACAGCATTGTAATGATTGAAGCAGGTGCCGCTGAGGTTGATAAAAGCATTCTTATTGGCGGCTTGAAATTTGCTCAAGAGGGTATTCGCCAAATTATCGATCTGATTGCAGAATTAAAGGAAAAAGTTGGACGACCTAAAGCAGAAATTACCGTGGTATCATTCCCGCAAGAGCAATTGGATTTCATGCGAAATCATGAAGACAGGTTTAGGGCGGCACTCATTACCCCTATAAAGCAAGAACGCGAAAGGGCTGTGAGTGAACTAAAGAAAGCGCTTTTCCAGGAAATGCTGGAAGTATTCCCCGATTTGGACGAAGCCATGTTTAATCTCATGTTTGGTGAGGTTGAAAAGGAAGTTGTGCGAGCCTATATGAAATCCACAAGAAAACGGGTGGATGGAAGGGCTTTTGATGAAATAAGGCCTTTGTACGCCGAAAGTAGTGTGCTACCCAAGGTTCATGGGTCAGGCCTGTTTATTAGGGGGCAGACTCAGGTTCTTTCAACAGTGACGCTTGGAAGCTTCAGCGACGTACAGTTCATTGATGCCATTGGTTTGGAAGAGTTCAAGCGGTTCATGCACCAATACGATTTTCCGCCGTTTAGCACTGGTGAGGTAAAACCACGCCGTGGTCCTTCAAGGAGAGAAATAGGTCACGGTGCTCTGGTAGAGAGAGCTCTTTCTTACCTTATTCCCTCTGAGGAGGTATTTCCATATACCATAAGGGTGGTTAGTGAGGTACTTGAAAGTAATGGCTCTACCTCTATGGCAAGCACGTGCGCTAGTTCCATTGCGCTTATGAGTGCTGGCGTCCCCATGGCTCGGCATGTGGGTGGTATTGCCATGGGTTTGATAGAATACAACGACGAGAACGTCGTGCTAACGGATATCCAAGGTCTTGAGGACCATCTGGGTGATATGGACTTTAAAGTAGCTGGAACCCGAGAGGGTATAACCGCTTTGCAGCTTGATGTAAAAGTTAAAGGCATAAGTGTCGAGACACTGGATAAGGCCATTGATCAAGCAGAAGTAGCTAGAAGTAAGATATTGGATGTGCTTTACGATGCCATACCCTCACCTAGACCATTGTCTGAGACAGCTCCTAGAATTGTTAAGATAGAAATACCTGTGGACAAGATTGGTGAAGTCATTGGCCCCGGCGGTAGAAATGTAAAAAGGATTACGCAGGAAACGGGTGCTACCATTGACATAAGGGAAGATGGCGTTGCTTTTGTCAAAGGCTTGACAGACGAATCGGTCAATATGGCAAAGCAGCAGGTGGAAATGATAGTTAAAGATCCCGAAGTGGGTGAAGAACTTACCGCTCGGGTGGTACGTGTTACCCCGTCCTATGCCATAGTGGAGATAGCTCCTGGCAAAACGGGCTTGCTTCATGTATCTGAGGTATCGGAGACACGTATAAGGTCTTTAGAGGACGTTTTGTCTGTTGGTCAGACCATAAAGGTTTGGGTAAAAGAGAAAGATGGAGAAGGACGTCTGAGGTTCTCGGCAAAGGAGAAGAAGAGCGAGGCACATTAG
- a CDS encoding methylated-DNA--[protein]-cysteine S-methyltransferase has translation MKSSERICTYELPFGLWLLLLTDEERLVRTWLQDSKPNAEEIRSGVLKDFLDKYSSGLWEPSFVLNLVDWNMFTEKRAEVYRTLTTAVPMGSTITYGRLGNICNCSPRAVGSYMRTNKFPIIIPCHRVVGQKSLGGYSPEVQWKRVILEWELNNAKSNSGNRTFWSW, from the coding sequence ATGAAGAGCTCAGAACGCATCTGCACTTATGAGTTACCTTTTGGCCTATGGCTCCTTCTACTTACTGATGAGGAGCGTTTAGTTCGTACGTGGTTGCAGGACAGTAAACCTAACGCTGAGGAAATTCGCAGTGGCGTATTAAAGGATTTTTTGGATAAGTATTCTTCTGGCCTATGGGAACCCTCATTTGTTCTGAACTTGGTTGACTGGAACATGTTCACAGAGAAACGAGCTGAGGTGTACCGCACTTTAACCACCGCAGTTCCTATGGGGAGCACTATTACCTACGGACGTTTGGGAAACATTTGCAACTGTTCTCCTCGAGCTGTTGGATCTTACATGAGAACGAACAAGTTTCCCATAATCATACCTTGTCATCGAGTAGTGGGACAAAAAAGCTTGGGTGGATACTCACCTGAGGTACAATGGAAGAGGGTCATATTGGAGTGGGAATTAAATAATGCAAAAAGTAATAGTGGTAACCGGACTTTCTGGAGCTGGTAA
- a CDS encoding phosphoglycerate kinase, which translates to MKLRSIRDAEVRNKRVIVRVDFNVPLDAEGNVVDDFRIRAALPTIEYLVENGAKVILISHLGRPKGKRDKKYSLVGVAKRLAELLHKEILFAPDVVGEEVELAVNGLRSGDILLCENVRFHEEEEKNDAEFAKNIASLGEIFVNDAFSASHRAHATVEGITKFLPSYAGFLMEKEVNYLSMLTENPQRPYYLVLGGAKVSDKVALLQNLLPKVDGMVIGGAMVFTFWKAQGKEIGKSIVEDDLVGFAKELLEQATTQNKEIVLAKDFVVADENKEHVEIKAISDFGPADIGYDIGPESIKEFKNALVKARTVFWNGPLGLFEDAKFAEGTKQVGAFLADFPGTVVVGGGDTANAVREMELFEKFAHVSTGGGASLEFLEGKVLPGIAPLVVEG; encoded by the coding sequence ATGAAGCTAAGAAGCATCCGAGATGCAGAGGTCAGAAATAAGCGCGTCATTGTTCGAGTGGACTTCAATGTACCTTTGGATGCCGAAGGCAACGTGGTAGATGATTTCCGCATAAGAGCGGCTTTGCCTACCATTGAATATCTTGTGGAAAATGGAGCAAAAGTCATCCTCATTTCGCACTTAGGCAGACCTAAAGGAAAAAGAGATAAGAAATACAGCTTGGTGGGTGTTGCAAAAAGACTTGCTGAGCTTCTTCACAAAGAGATTCTTTTTGCTCCTGACGTGGTAGGCGAGGAAGTTGAATTGGCTGTGAACGGCTTAAGATCTGGCGATATTCTGCTCTGCGAGAATGTAAGATTCCACGAAGAAGAAGAAAAGAACGATGCTGAGTTTGCAAAGAATATAGCAAGCTTGGGTGAGATTTTCGTAAACGATGCCTTCTCAGCTAGCCACCGTGCTCATGCCACTGTAGAAGGCATAACTAAGTTCCTTCCATCCTATGCGGGCTTTCTCATGGAAAAAGAAGTTAACTATTTATCCATGCTTACAGAGAATCCCCAGCGGCCCTACTACCTCGTGCTAGGAGGTGCGAAAGTAAGCGACAAAGTGGCACTTTTGCAGAATCTATTACCGAAAGTTGACGGTATGGTCATAGGTGGAGCCATGGTATTCACTTTCTGGAAAGCTCAAGGAAAGGAAATTGGCAAATCGATAGTGGAAGATGATTTGGTCGGATTCGCCAAGGAACTATTGGAGCAGGCTACTACTCAGAACAAAGAAATAGTCCTTGCGAAAGACTTTGTGGTCGCTGATGAAAACAAAGAACACGTGGAAATTAAAGCCATTAGCGATTTCGGGCCAGCTGATATCGGCTACGACATAGGTCCTGAAAGCATCAAAGAGTTTAAGAATGCATTGGTCAAAGCCAGAACAGTCTTTTGGAACGGCCCTTTGGGGCTTTTTGAGGACGCAAAGTTTGCTGAGGGTACAAAGCAAGTAGGCGCATTCCTTGCAGATTTCCCTGGTACCGTGGTAGTGGGCGGTGGAGATACTGCCAATGCTGTTAGGGAGATGGAGCTTTTCGAGAAATTCGCTCATGTGAGCACTGGTGGAGGAGCATCATTGGAATTCCTTGAAGGAAAAGTGCTCCCCGGTATTGCGCCACTTGTAGTGGAGGGTTGA
- the secG gene encoding preprotein translocase subunit SecG produces the protein MKQVIMIVLGIVSFVLLLLITLQEPKEEGLGAIGGSASMFHGASPRSKLFDKLIIGFGVAYVLLVILAVVLK, from the coding sequence ATGAAACAAGTGATCATGATTGTGTTAGGAATAGTGTCCTTTGTGCTTTTGCTGCTTATAACCCTACAAGAGCCAAAGGAGGAAGGTTTGGGAGCAATTGGTGGCTCTGCCTCAATGTTTCACGGTGCTTCACCAAGAAGTAAGTTGTTCGACAAACTTATCATAGGTTTTGGTGTTGCCTATGTGCTGCTAGTTATTTTAGCGGTAGTGCTAAAATAG
- the gap gene encoding type I glyceraldehyde-3-phosphate dehydrogenase has translation MAKVGINGFGRIGRQVFKSLFERYPEIEVVAVNDITDTKTLAFLLKYDSTYGQFNAEIGYDTDHITVDGHQIKVFAEKDPANIPWKDLGVEVVIESTGLFTKAEKARVHIDAGGAKKVIISAPAEGEDITIVLGVNEDKYDPAKHNIISNASCTTNSLAPVAKVINDKFGIEKALMTTVHSYTNDQRILDLPHKDLRRARAAALNIIPTSTGAAKAIGRVIPELNGKMHGIALRVPTPTVSITDLTAVLSREVTTEEVNNAFKEYAEGRMKGILGYTEEPLVSMDFKGTTFSTVVDGLSTFVIGGNLVKVLAWYDNEWGYATRLADLTNFVIERGL, from the coding sequence ATGGCAAAAGTTGGTATAAACGGTTTCGGGCGTATCGGTAGGCAAGTATTTAAGTCCTTATTCGAAAGGTATCCTGAAATTGAAGTAGTAGCAGTCAATGACATCACAGATACGAAGACATTGGCTTTCCTGCTTAAGTACGACTCCACATATGGCCAGTTCAATGCAGAAATTGGCTACGATACTGACCATATAACAGTGGACGGGCATCAAATAAAGGTATTTGCTGAGAAGGATCCTGCTAACATACCATGGAAGGATCTGGGCGTTGAAGTGGTTATCGAATCCACAGGATTGTTCACTAAGGCAGAGAAAGCTAGAGTTCACATTGATGCAGGTGGAGCCAAAAAAGTGATTATATCGGCGCCTGCAGAGGGAGAAGATATTACCATAGTACTGGGGGTAAATGAAGACAAGTACGATCCGGCAAAGCACAACATCATAAGCAACGCGTCATGCACTACCAACAGTTTGGCCCCAGTAGCTAAAGTCATAAATGACAAATTCGGCATTGAAAAAGCTCTAATGACAACCGTACACAGTTACACCAACGACCAAAGAATCTTGGATCTTCCTCATAAAGACCTCAGGAGAGCTAGAGCGGCTGCTCTTAATATAATTCCAACTTCAACGGGTGCTGCAAAGGCCATAGGCAGGGTTATTCCCGAACTCAACGGTAAGATGCATGGTATCGCACTAAGGGTGCCAACGCCTACAGTGAGTATTACAGACCTTACAGCTGTTCTTAGCCGTGAAGTTACTACGGAAGAGGTTAATAATGCATTTAAGGAATATGCCGAAGGACGAATGAAAGGGATTTTGGGTTATACAGAAGAGCCGCTTGTCTCCATGGACTTCAAGGGAACAACGTTCTCCACAGTTGTTGATGGACTTAGCACGTTTGTCATCGGTGGCAACCTAGTAAAGGTTTTGGCCTGGTATGACAACGAGTGGGGTTATGCCACCAGATTAGCCGATTTGACGAACTTCGTCATTGAAAGAGGTCTATAA
- a CDS encoding RNA polymerase factor sigma-54, with product MASRGKGKQKPKAKQRLTLKGKQTLRPYLSEGLELPFTEFLVRYGDFGPEELVEENISSRQGETIDWDMVEAQVDMLFDDEELNIANELLGSLDHLGYLGIDLSDLAKQLKVNEEYVDQVRKKLMREVEPFGLGSVSQREFKQLLKELNLDSRDHPIDLPEERLRVTTPDFALELVDGKLEVNVSEKYEYLIQNTQGIPRMVAEYRKDLIMRLANFLVQHCGEKILEHKPCFVTLDHAAQELGVSKSTVSRLVRSKAFTFGGRVYPVEHFFGRSVKGVPQEELMLEIIDILKSMPTATDAQVSQLLRLRRGWKFSRRTVNKYRHMVAEYLQD from the coding sequence GTGGCTAGTAGGGGTAAGGGAAAGCAGAAGCCAAAGGCGAAACAACGTCTCACTTTGAAAGGGAAACAAACGCTCAGGCCTTACCTTTCCGAGGGACTTGAACTTCCTTTTACGGAATTCTTAGTACGTTATGGTGACTTTGGTCCCGAAGAGTTAGTTGAGGAGAATATTTCTTCAAGACAGGGTGAGACAATCGATTGGGATATGGTAGAAGCACAAGTTGACATGCTATTTGATGACGAAGAACTCAACATCGCAAATGAATTACTCGGTTCGCTGGATCACCTCGGTTACCTAGGCATTGACCTAAGCGACCTAGCTAAGCAGCTTAAAGTGAACGAAGAATATGTAGATCAGGTTAGAAAGAAACTGATGAGAGAAGTAGAGCCATTTGGACTCGGTTCAGTAAGCCAACGAGAATTTAAGCAACTGCTAAAGGAGTTGAACCTGGATTCGCGTGATCATCCTATCGACTTACCAGAGGAGCGACTTAGAGTTACTACTCCTGATTTTGCTTTAGAACTTGTTGATGGCAAGCTCGAAGTTAATGTTAGTGAAAAATATGAATATCTCATACAGAATACACAAGGTATTCCCAGAATGGTTGCTGAATACAGAAAAGACTTAATAATGAGGCTTGCTAACTTCCTTGTGCAGCATTGCGGAGAGAAGATTCTTGAGCATAAACCTTGCTTTGTGACACTTGATCATGCGGCTCAAGAGCTAGGGGTTTCCAAATCCACAGTATCGCGTTTAGTGAGAAGTAAGGCATTTACTTTTGGAGGCAGAGTCTATCCCGTGGAACACTTCTTTGGCAGAAGTGTGAAGGGCGTACCACAGGAAGAACTCATGCTGGAAATAATTGACATATTAAAATCAATGCCCACTGCTACTGATGCACAGGTGTCCCAACTTCTAAGGCTTCGTAGAGGATGGAAGTTTTCTCGGCGTACGGTGAATAAATACAGACACATGGTTGCGGAATATTTACAGGATTAA